One genomic segment of Brevibacillus laterosporus LMG 15441 includes these proteins:
- the refZ gene encoding forespore capture DNA-binding protein RefZ, with product MRTEQHNTKERILVAAASLFYSQGYDRTTVRQIAEKAQVNVALISYHFQGKQGVLEKLISHYYDHFFQIVQEQWEREKPQDSMGQLEKIVRLFIFYQHEHALVTRLIQRELSVESMLAREVMTVYIHQLKHCFATVIEDGIRTGEFRGVGVDAVLMNLSSILTYPYLNPQIVREVYYLEPGSADFCEWLVTSSVQFLRSLLVHTS from the coding sequence ATGAGAACTGAACAGCATAACACGAAAGAAAGAATACTGGTAGCCGCAGCCTCATTATTTTATTCACAGGGATATGATCGTACTACTGTGCGTCAAATTGCTGAGAAGGCTCAGGTTAACGTTGCTTTAATTTCTTACCATTTTCAAGGCAAGCAGGGAGTTTTGGAAAAGCTGATCAGCCACTATTATGATCATTTTTTCCAAATCGTACAGGAGCAATGGGAGAGGGAAAAGCCGCAGGATTCGATGGGACAGTTAGAAAAGATCGTAAGGTTATTTATTTTTTATCAACATGAACATGCGTTGGTAACTAGGCTAATTCAGCGGGAATTAAGTGTGGAATCCATGCTCGCACGAGAGGTAATGACCGTCTATATACATCAATTGAAGCATTGCTTTGCTACCGTGATAGAAGATGGGATACGGACAGGGGAGTTTCGAGGTGTCGGTGTCGATGCTGTTTTGATGAATCTTTCCAGTATTTTGACCTATCCATACCTGAATCCACAAATTGTCCGTGAAGTATATTATTTAGAACCGGGTTCTGCTGATTTTTGTGAATGGCTTGTCACCTCAAGCGTTCAATTTTTGCGTTCCCTCTTAGTACATACAAGTTGA
- a CDS encoding MBL fold metallo-hydrolase: protein MSAVSKNRLSKAATEIAKGVYQISLPTPFTVGDVNVYVIEGQECITLVDVGPLTEEAWSSLENGLASIGYRVEDVGQIVLTHHHVDHIGQLEKVKQLSQAKVYAHPLAAPYVEQDEEFMQFHDEFFITLYKECGLPEELLSVVEKFRRMMATFQEKSKVDESLVHEQALPHFPEWQVLFTPGHSQSHLSLYRASDQLLIAGDHLISSISSNAFIEPPRDRSMTRPLTLVQYRTALEMCAGMDIKLVVSGHGEPIENSRELIFERLQKTWERTNAIRRFLHDGPKTAFELAVLLFPLLYLKELPLVISETLGHIDLLVMVHQIHVQNKEGVLYYSL from the coding sequence ATGTCTGCCGTATCAAAGAATAGATTGTCAAAGGCCGCTACAGAGATAGCAAAGGGAGTGTATCAAATTTCTCTGCCTACTCCATTTACAGTAGGAGATGTGAACGTATATGTAATTGAAGGTCAAGAATGTATCACGCTAGTCGATGTAGGTCCGTTAACAGAAGAGGCGTGGAGTAGTTTAGAGAATGGACTAGCCTCGATTGGATATCGGGTGGAAGACGTGGGTCAAATTGTGCTTACACATCACCATGTGGACCATATTGGACAATTGGAGAAGGTAAAACAGCTATCACAAGCAAAGGTATATGCTCATCCTCTGGCAGCACCATATGTTGAACAAGATGAGGAATTCATGCAGTTCCATGATGAATTTTTTATTACTTTGTATAAAGAGTGTGGACTACCAGAGGAATTGCTATCTGTTGTGGAAAAATTTCGCAGGATGATGGCCACCTTCCAAGAGAAAAGCAAGGTGGATGAATCTCTTGTTCATGAGCAAGCCTTGCCTCATTTTCCTGAGTGGCAAGTATTATTTACACCAGGACATTCTCAGTCTCATTTATCACTATATCGGGCCTCTGATCAATTATTGATAGCGGGGGATCATCTGATCTCTTCCATTTCTTCCAATGCATTTATTGAACCACCACGAGATCGTAGCATGACTCGACCGCTAACATTAGTGCAGTACCGGACCGCCTTGGAGATGTGTGCAGGGATGGATATTAAGCTAGTGGTTTCTGGACATGGTGAACCGATCGAGAATAGTCGCGAGCTGATTTTTGAGCGATTGCAGAAGACCTGGGAGCGTACCAATGCGATCCGCCGTTTTTTGCATGATGGTCCAAAGACAGCCTTTGAATTAGCTGTCCTTTTATTTCCGCTGCTCTACCTCAAGGAATTGCCTCTCGTTATTTCTGAAACCTTGGGACATATTGACTTACTAGTGATGGTTCATCAGATACACGTACAAAATAAAGAGGGCGTTCTCTATTATTCACTATAA
- a CDS encoding sensor domain-containing diguanylate cyclase, with product MRTRTQIGTVGKLFDSVVPFFLPSWPIQAPGLLFFATPERGVIATYELGTLPAHLPPTFFQDAMEELVKQEVTKAWKNGQVISKERVTSECGDYKWLLQALGPQPDDIHAIAGILTCAQEALVNIRTYGEMVKGLYSLGYKGFIQRMASEIVVEASKCKEATPFMKTVVNGLHGMVGRGHCSLIKLDESGHLLPQERYTTDSAVYAGSKIHQVLHCFVSKKAEIYQEDSRVAMYPIYVEDEPIAALILHVADQEQQCLDKLDIELLHSTGEQVSHQLHRTLHMHDILRETQKKELLYQLTKQIHASIDVNDVLAGVLASIKQLYPYFSAELYLTMEMETNLPIKTFSLKKQHNQVSQQAYLEGKLMLGQEIIDGQAITFVAAPLHGRQGIYGILQLATHEIINLSAKETEFISILAETAGNAFENAQLYQQSRDMVRELRLINEMAQQINRSLNMIDILEFVIKMLHRTFDASYSAILQKASDGERMQIISSSKNDQIGQFVPISATPIAEIIIDKRKILPSSDSFTHLPHHLFPYHSVMGVPLLQDSEVSGLLLVADHKPNFFTYDDYKLLELFGQHTSLAITNALLLSEVERMVITDNLTGLFTRRYLNENVKKSLLADEQGSLILIDIDYFKRINDTYGHLVGDEILYQVASVIKNCIRDSDIPARWGGEEIAIYLPHVDVLIASKIAERIRIRVQQESKPSVTISCGVAMWSRDVQRNRSAEELFHDADVALYKAKQEGRNQVRKSESSKIW from the coding sequence TTGCGGACACGAACGCAAATAGGAACAGTAGGTAAATTATTTGATAGCGTTGTTCCCTTTTTTCTGCCTTCTTGGCCCATACAAGCACCAGGGCTCCTTTTCTTTGCTACTCCAGAGCGTGGTGTAATCGCTACTTATGAATTGGGAACACTCCCGGCACATTTGCCTCCAACTTTTTTTCAAGATGCTATGGAGGAGCTAGTTAAACAGGAGGTAACCAAAGCTTGGAAAAACGGCCAGGTAATTAGTAAGGAGCGAGTTACTTCTGAGTGTGGTGATTACAAATGGCTGTTGCAAGCCTTAGGTCCTCAACCAGATGATATACATGCGATTGCAGGCATTCTTACTTGTGCACAGGAAGCTTTGGTCAATATACGAACCTACGGTGAAATGGTAAAAGGATTATATTCGCTTGGGTATAAAGGGTTTATTCAGCGCATGGCCAGTGAGATCGTAGTGGAAGCGAGCAAATGTAAGGAAGCCACTCCATTTATGAAGACAGTTGTTAACGGTTTACACGGTATGGTGGGAAGGGGGCATTGTTCGCTTATTAAATTGGATGAAAGTGGACATTTATTGCCGCAGGAGCGTTACACAACAGATTCCGCTGTATACGCAGGCTCTAAAATACATCAGGTGTTACATTGCTTTGTATCTAAAAAAGCAGAGATTTATCAAGAAGATTCCCGCGTTGCGATGTATCCAATTTATGTGGAGGATGAACCGATCGCGGCACTTATTCTTCATGTAGCCGATCAAGAACAGCAATGCTTAGATAAATTGGATATCGAGCTACTTCATTCGACTGGGGAGCAGGTCAGCCATCAGTTGCATAGGACTTTACACATGCATGATATCTTACGGGAAACTCAAAAGAAGGAGCTTCTTTATCAACTGACAAAACAAATTCATGCCTCGATTGACGTAAATGACGTACTAGCTGGAGTGCTTGCAAGTATCAAGCAATTATATCCGTATTTTTCAGCGGAACTGTATCTTACTATGGAAATGGAAACAAATCTACCAATCAAGACCTTTTCCTTAAAAAAACAACATAATCAGGTCAGTCAGCAGGCTTATCTGGAAGGAAAGCTAATGTTGGGCCAAGAGATCATAGATGGGCAAGCGATTACTTTTGTCGCTGCTCCGTTACATGGGAGACAAGGAATTTATGGGATTCTCCAATTGGCCACCCATGAAATCATTAATTTATCCGCGAAAGAGACCGAATTTATTTCTATTTTAGCGGAAACAGCAGGTAACGCCTTTGAAAACGCTCAGTTGTATCAGCAATCACGCGACATGGTTCGTGAATTGCGCTTAATCAATGAGATGGCCCAGCAGATTAATCGTAGTTTGAACATGATAGATATACTTGAGTTCGTGATTAAGATGCTGCATCGAACGTTTGATGCGAGCTATTCTGCTATCCTGCAAAAAGCATCAGACGGTGAGCGGATGCAAATCATCTCTTCATCCAAGAACGATCAGATCGGACAATTCGTACCCATTTCGGCTACTCCGATTGCTGAAATTATAATTGATAAGCGGAAAATTCTGCCCTCTTCCGACAGCTTTACTCATTTACCTCATCATTTATTTCCCTATCATTCTGTGATGGGGGTTCCTTTGTTGCAAGATTCAGAAGTATCAGGACTCTTACTGGTAGCAGATCATAAGCCTAATTTCTTTACCTATGATGACTATAAATTACTGGAATTATTTGGGCAACACACCAGCCTAGCTATTACTAATGCTCTCTTGCTTAGTGAAGTGGAACGCATGGTTATCACTGATAATTTAACAGGGCTTTTTACACGTAGATACTTAAATGAGAACGTGAAGAAATCCTTACTTGCAGATGAGCAGGGTTCCTTAATTTTAATTGATATTGATTACTTCAAAAGAATTAATGATACCTATGGCCACCTTGTTGGAGACGAAATATTGTATCAGGTAGCTTCTGTTATTAAGAACTGTATTAGGGACAGCGATATTCCAGCAAGATGGGGCGGCGAAGAGATAGCGATTTACCTGCCGCATGTTGATGTGCTGATTGCCAGTAAAATAGCAGAACGCATTCGTATTCGTGTGCAGCAGGAAAGTAAACCAAGTGTTACGATTTCCTGCGGCGTTGCTATGTGGAGCAGGGATGTTCAACGAAATCGCTCGGCAGAAGAACTGTTTCACGATGCAGATGTGGCCTTATATAAAGCAAAGCAAGAGGGGCGAAATCAGGTAAGAAAGAGTGAGTCGAGTAAAATATGGTAG
- a CDS encoding histidine phosphatase family protein, translating into METIVYLIRHGETDWNHIQKIQGHTDTDLNELGYMQAEKLANRLASEGFAHVYSSDLKRAFETAKRVGERQQTPVPVTKVRGLRERCYGDWEGRHLADVQKDMLNVEPHQSICGIESYHAMQKRADRVLSEIIEKHPGQKIAVVSHGGLINAFLHYITEGQLGTGITKIGNTGITILHVENKSWKVMEISRVDHLEETITD; encoded by the coding sequence ATGGAAACCATCGTATACTTAATCCGACATGGAGAAACGGATTGGAATCATATACAGAAAATACAAGGTCATACGGATACCGATTTAAACGAGCTAGGGTATATGCAAGCGGAAAAGCTGGCGAATCGTCTTGCTTCAGAAGGCTTTGCTCATGTGTATTCAAGCGATTTAAAACGTGCCTTTGAGACGGCGAAACGTGTAGGAGAACGTCAGCAGACTCCTGTTCCTGTCACGAAAGTACGCGGATTACGTGAGCGTTGCTATGGCGATTGGGAGGGGCGCCACCTTGCTGATGTACAAAAGGATATGCTAAATGTTGAACCACATCAGTCAATCTGCGGGATTGAATCCTATCACGCTATGCAAAAGAGAGCTGATCGTGTTCTAAGCGAAATTATTGAGAAACATCCCGGTCAAAAAATTGCCGTTGTAAGCCACGGTGGTTTGATTAATGCTTTTCTGCATTATATTACTGAAGGTCAGCTTGGTACGGGGATCACTAAAATTGGCAATACGGGAATCACCATTTTGCATGTGGAGAATAAATCGTGGAAAGTTATGGAGATAAGTCGAGTTGACCATCTAGAGGAAACCATAACCGATTAA
- a CDS encoding YcdB/YcdC domain-containing protein produces MHSLIRPIGLLSLSGMLLLSGSVVEANTNTKSTQQHLQPTAPLVSKSQLTREQALAIASEFAKEWSSMNPVPTDSHFTLNEDMNLSPTWTFAWESSGNIDRRKPFSLLVEINANSGELNSYSISHHSLLANKSKKPISLEQAQQAAEAFLRKHAGKKLSSISLKPTPLSDNRTALTSTEYIFTYQRQINGIPFPDDSVRVTVNPNGTIVSYFSTWSEDLNFPADSKKISPEEATKIFKESPFITLSYKIPDSTETQRTDPRLTYDYEKELAIDAITGTFLEKPSSSVSSNPNKRSPIVDKPLPPLHQGKQLTQAQAVELAQKLIPLGNWKLTEAIYQKKDREKEAFWNLSFERKTQNHEIDTISLMIDEKNGNVLNYYLNVEKRNKDTNKASIAPEKLQQLAIENVKKLAPYQAQTLYLDKVDHDDQPDYNDTLESSFMFQRYIHGIMLSAEGASVILDQQTGELLSFSSSISQVNFPEKSPDYLSLEEAKEKWLQQLEVTLTYQVKQEDHRDKNQQSSKSNPLTLVYTLQPSSNSLTLDAITGKWIHLYFNKPVEVNQTEPEDLQKLPTDKQKALRILYEYNAIEPIDGEIKPKEPIKRGEIIKMLVAILSNGNYDDEFIPKQASFHDVPATSPYFGAIEFALARGYIPQTKSLQPEKPITRAELAESFTRALGYHSLAELPNLFVASSTDTANVKEKGSISIVTALGIMETIDQSFKPDASVTREEAAIYFQKFLEVYNKMMPEGSIYTKSRH; encoded by the coding sequence ATGCATTCATTGATCCGTCCAATAGGCCTACTTAGCTTATCAGGCATGTTGCTACTTTCAGGCTCAGTCGTTGAAGCTAACACAAACACAAAATCAACCCAACAGCATCTCCAACCCACAGCTCCTCTAGTGAGCAAGTCCCAATTAACAAGAGAACAAGCACTCGCTATCGCGTCTGAGTTCGCAAAGGAATGGTCCAGCATGAATCCAGTTCCAACCGATAGCCACTTTACATTAAATGAAGATATGAATTTATCTCCCACTTGGACGTTTGCTTGGGAGAGTAGTGGTAACATTGATCGAAGAAAGCCATTCTCTTTACTAGTCGAAATCAATGCAAACTCAGGCGAATTAAATAGCTATTCTATTTCACATCATTCTCTCTTAGCAAATAAAAGCAAGAAACCTATCTCACTAGAGCAAGCTCAACAAGCAGCCGAAGCGTTTCTACGTAAACATGCTGGCAAAAAATTATCAAGTATTTCCTTGAAGCCTACACCTCTTTCAGATAACAGAACAGCACTTACCTCTACAGAATACATTTTTACCTACCAAAGACAAATAAACGGAATACCTTTTCCTGATGATTCTGTAAGAGTTACAGTCAACCCTAATGGGACAATTGTATCTTACTTTTCTACATGGAGTGAAGATTTGAATTTCCCTGCTGATTCAAAGAAAATATCTCCTGAGGAAGCTACTAAAATTTTTAAAGAAAGCCCTTTTATTACTTTAAGCTATAAAATACCAGATTCTACAGAAACACAAAGAACTGATCCTCGACTAACCTATGATTATGAAAAGGAATTAGCTATAGATGCGATCACTGGTACATTTTTAGAAAAACCTTCTTCATCTGTGTCTAGTAATCCCAACAAGCGTTCGCCTATAGTTGACAAGCCACTGCCTCCTTTGCATCAGGGAAAACAATTAACACAAGCACAAGCAGTCGAGCTAGCCCAAAAATTAATTCCGTTGGGGAACTGGAAATTAACAGAGGCAATCTATCAGAAGAAAGATAGAGAGAAAGAAGCCTTTTGGAATCTATCCTTTGAACGAAAAACACAAAATCATGAGATTGACACCATTTCTCTCATGATTGACGAAAAAAATGGAAACGTACTGAATTACTACCTCAACGTGGAGAAAAGGAACAAAGATACAAACAAAGCTTCAATAGCACCAGAGAAATTACAACAACTTGCTATAGAGAACGTAAAAAAATTAGCTCCTTATCAAGCTCAAACCTTATATTTAGATAAGGTTGATCATGATGATCAACCTGACTATAACGATACACTGGAAAGTTCCTTTATGTTCCAGCGATATATTCACGGAATCATGCTTTCAGCAGAGGGAGCCAGTGTCATCCTAGATCAACAAACCGGGGAATTACTTTCATTTTCTTCTTCAATTAGTCAAGTTAACTTCCCAGAAAAATCACCTGATTACCTTTCTCTAGAAGAAGCGAAAGAAAAATGGCTACAGCAACTGGAGGTTACATTAACTTATCAAGTGAAACAAGAGGATCATCGTGATAAAAATCAACAGTCGTCAAAGTCAAATCCCTTGACTCTCGTCTATACACTACAACCGTCTAGCAACAGTCTTACGCTAGACGCAATCACTGGTAAGTGGATTCATTTATATTTTAATAAACCTGTGGAAGTAAATCAGACAGAACCAGAGGATTTGCAGAAGCTTCCTACTGACAAGCAAAAAGCATTACGGATTCTGTACGAGTACAATGCAATTGAACCTATAGATGGAGAGATAAAGCCTAAAGAGCCCATAAAGCGCGGTGAGATAATCAAGATGCTAGTAGCTATCCTAAGCAATGGAAATTATGATGATGAATTTATACCAAAACAAGCCAGCTTTCATGATGTCCCTGCTACTTCTCCATACTTTGGAGCTATTGAGTTCGCCCTTGCACGCGGATATATTCCCCAAACCAAGAGCCTGCAACCAGAAAAACCGATTACGAGGGCTGAATTAGCAGAATCGTTCACCCGAGCTCTGGGCTATCATTCCCTAGCTGAGCTACCAAATCTCTTTGTAGCATCTTCTACGGATACAGCCAATGTAAAGGAGAAGGGTTCTATTTCAATCGTTACCGCACTTGGAATTATGGAAACGATTGATCAAAGCTTTAAGCCAGATGCATCTGTGACTCGTGAGGAGGCCGCTATCTATTTCCAGAAATTCTTAGAGGTTTACAATAAAATGATGCCTGAAGGATCTATATATACTAAGTCTCGGCATTAG